The bacterium genome includes a window with the following:
- the panD gene encoding aspartate 1-decarboxylase: protein MLRRFLVAKIHRATVTATELSYEGSLGIDEDLMDAVGLLAGEIVHVFNVNNGHRLETYTIPLPRGSKDITLYGAAARLGQVGDRLIVLAYGLAEEPPTPRKIELDENNDVVSPRE from the coding sequence ATGTTGAGACGGTTCCTGGTAGCGAAAATACACCGCGCGACGGTTACCGCGACCGAGCTATCGTACGAGGGTAGCCTGGGGATAGACGAGGACCTTATGGACGCCGTCGGCCTACTGGCGGGCGAGATAGTGCACGTCTTCAACGTCAATAACGGCCATCGCCTGGAGACATACACCATACCGTTACCGCGCGGTTCGAAAGATATAACGCTGTACGGCGCCGCGGCACGTTTGGGCCAGGTGGGCGACCGCCTCATCGTCCTGGCCTACGGTCTGGCGGAAGAGCCCCCGACGCCCCGTAAAATCGAGCTCGACGAAAATAACGATGTCGTATCGCCGCGTGAATAA
- the panC gene encoding pantoate--beta-alanine ligase, which yields MEILKSPREMRTAAEGFRRRNFSLGLVPTMGYFHEGHLSLMRRARADCRRVVVSLFVNPTQFGPSEDLERYPRDFERDRELAAAEGVDIIFAPATEDMYPEGYATYVDVERLTDGLCGALRPGHFRGVATVVAKLFNICRPTAAYFGQKDYQQAQVIKKLAADLDFDVEVEVLATVREADGLAMSSRNEYLTPEERRQATCLFRALARAQELFAAGETRPAKIVDELTVTITAQPAARVDYAEVIHPQELTPVTTVEKGAVAAVAAFVNETRLIDNTILGEEDLRAEVSTC from the coding sequence GTGGAAATCTTAAAATCGCCCCGCGAAATGCGGACCGCGGCGGAGGGATTTCGCCGTAGGAATTTCAGCCTCGGCCTGGTACCGACTATGGGGTACTTCCACGAAGGCCACCTCTCGCTTATGCGGCGGGCGCGCGCCGATTGCCGACGGGTCGTCGTGAGCCTCTTCGTAAACCCGACGCAGTTCGGCCCGAGCGAAGACCTCGAGCGCTACCCGCGCGACTTCGAGCGGGACCGCGAGCTCGCCGCGGCGGAGGGCGTGGACATAATATTCGCCCCGGCGACGGAAGATATGTACCCCGAAGGTTACGCCACCTACGTCGACGTCGAACGGCTCACGGACGGGTTGTGCGGCGCGCTAAGGCCGGGCCACTTCCGCGGCGTCGCGACCGTCGTCGCGAAGCTCTTCAACATCTGCCGACCTACGGCGGCCTATTTCGGCCAAAAGGATTACCAACAGGCGCAGGTCATCAAAAAGCTGGCCGCCGACCTGGACTTCGACGTCGAGGTCGAGGTGCTGGCCACCGTCCGGGAGGCCGACGGCCTGGCGATGTCGTCGCGCAACGAATACCTTACGCCGGAAGAACGGCGCCAGGCGACGTGCCTTTTTCGGGCGTTGGCCCGGGCGCAAGAGCTCTTCGCCGCGGGGGAAACGAGGCCGGCGAAAATCGTGGACGAATTGACGGTTACCATAACGGCGCAACCGGCGGCCCGCGTCGACTACGCCGAGGTAATCCACCCCCAAGAGCTGACGCCGGTAACGACGGTGGAAAAGGGAGCCGTGGCCGCCGTCGCCGCTTTCGTTAACGAAACCCGGCTCATCGACAATACCATACTCGGCGAAGAAGACCTCCGAGCTGAGGTAAGCACATGTTGA
- the panB gene encoding 3-methyl-2-oxobutanoate hydroxymethyltransferase: MAKITANDIVKLKHEGKPIVCLTAYDFPTAATVEEAGVDLILVGDTLGMVVQGHDTTLTVTVDDLVYHLSMVRRAIKQALLVGDMPFMSFQESDEKTMAHVGRMVKDGGAEAVKLEGAQPETLARIRKIIGAGIPVMGHLGYTPQSVHYFGRRIVRGKTAAQARVLLENALALQEAGCFAIVLEMVPWQLAGLISRASHIPTIGIGSGVECDGQILVLHDLVGFYRGYSPKFVRKLADVTASMRAAVQEYGELVRGRRYPAQEESVALAEDVWEEISRLEKPTED, translated from the coding sequence ATGGCCAAAATTACCGCCAACGACATCGTCAAACTGAAGCACGAAGGCAAGCCCATCGTCTGCCTTACGGCGTACGACTTCCCCACCGCGGCGACGGTGGAGGAGGCCGGCGTGGACCTCATCCTCGTCGGCGATACGCTGGGGATGGTGGTCCAGGGCCACGATACAACGCTAACGGTCACCGTCGACGACTTAGTCTACCACCTCTCGATGGTCCGCCGCGCTATTAAGCAGGCTTTGTTGGTTGGGGACATGCCGTTCATGTCTTTTCAGGAGAGCGACGAAAAGACGATGGCCCACGTGGGGAGAATGGTCAAAGACGGCGGCGCCGAAGCCGTCAAGCTCGAGGGCGCCCAACCCGAGACTTTGGCCCGAATCCGAAAAATAATCGGCGCCGGCATCCCGGTAATGGGCCACCTCGGCTATACGCCGCAGAGCGTGCATTACTTCGGCCGCCGCATCGTCCGGGGCAAAACGGCGGCGCAAGCGAGGGTCCTGTTGGAGAATGCCCTCGCGCTCCAAGAGGCCGGATGCTTCGCTATCGTATTGGAGATGGTCCCCTGGCAACTCGCCGGCCTGATATCCCGGGCGTCGCACATCCCCACCATCGGCATAGGTTCCGGCGTCGAATGCGACGGCCAAATCCTGGTCCTCCACGACCTCGTCGGCTTCTACCGCGGCTACAGCCCGAAGTTCGTGCGGAAGCTGGCGGACGTAACGGCCTCCATGCGCGCCGCGGTCCAGGAATACGGCGAGCTGGTCCGCGGGCGTCGATATCCGGCCCAGGAAGAATCCGTGGCCTTGGCCGAAGACGTCTGGGAAGAAATATCCCGGCTCGAAAAGCCCACCGAGGATTAA
- the folK gene encoding 2-amino-4-hydroxy-6-hydroxymethyldihydropteridine diphosphokinase, with product MLRDKIRAFLALGSNVGDRFANLDAGEAAAASARGIYLDRASPTYESPAAGPGKQPDFLNRVLVVEIWLGPRELLETCLRIERDLGRKLKDREGPRVIDVDILLYDDLVIDEPDLKIPHEALKVRPFFLKPLMDVAGDVMIPGEGVFTSNLLAALAPYELTSYEKKY from the coding sequence ATGTTGCGAGACAAAATCAGAGCCTTCCTCGCCCTCGGCTCGAACGTGGGCGACCGCTTCGCCAACCTCGACGCCGGCGAGGCCGCGGCGGCAAGCGCCCGGGGTATATACCTCGACCGCGCGTCCCCCACGTACGAATCCCCGGCCGCCGGGCCGGGGAAACAACCCGATTTCCTCAACCGCGTCCTCGTCGTCGAAATCTGGCTCGGGCCGCGCGAACTGCTCGAGACGTGCCTACGAATCGAACGGGATCTGGGCCGCAAGCTTAAGGACCGGGAAGGCCCCCGCGTCATCGACGTCGACATCCTGTTATACGACGACTTGGTAATCGACGAACCGGACCTGAAAATCCCGCACGAAGCTTTAAAGGTCAGGCCTTTTTTCTTAAAGCCGTTGATGGACGTCGCCGGCGACGTTATGATACCGGGCGAAGGGGTTTTCACGAGCAACTTATTGGCCGCGCTCGCGCCCTACGAACTCACGTCGTACGAAAAAAAATACTGA
- a CDS encoding DegT/DnrJ/EryC1/StrS family aminotransferase gives MVEEKKPTPERRITVGTVAVGEDGKKRVMEALERGRISGGKFVQEFEEAFAAYHGLKYGVAVSTGTDADAVAVAALLERGANRGDEVIVPAVTFISVANAVLHAGLVPRFADVDRVSYNLDPAAVEAAVTPRTRAIFAVHNFGRPAPLAELEELAVRHDLTLLEDAAEAHGARYRGRLVGTFGAMATYSFYVAHILTTGEGGMVITDDGELARLCRSLRAHGRACDCKVCVLNVDSSYCPLRYKYGEDTDIRFHFERVGFSSKMNEMEAALGLEQVARMDDIVRARRARLEYFNEHLARYEDILALFRAGPGEEISPLCYPIVVRPEAPFKRFELTKSLEQHGVETRPAFGCIPTQQPAYAWMGYREGDFPAAEYVGSRGFYIGCHQNITDDDAAYVVGVFDDFMKRF, from the coding sequence ATGGTTGAAGAAAAAAAGCCGACGCCGGAACGCCGTATTACGGTCGGCACGGTGGCCGTGGGCGAAGACGGCAAAAAGCGCGTTATGGAAGCGCTCGAGCGAGGCCGGATATCGGGCGGCAAATTCGTCCAGGAATTCGAGGAGGCGTTCGCGGCATACCACGGCCTGAAATACGGCGTCGCGGTTTCGACCGGGACCGACGCCGACGCCGTCGCGGTTGCGGCGCTTCTCGAGCGCGGGGCGAACCGCGGCGACGAGGTCATAGTGCCCGCGGTGACGTTCATATCGGTGGCGAACGCCGTCTTGCACGCCGGCCTCGTGCCCCGATTCGCCGACGTCGACCGCGTCAGTTACAATCTGGACCCGGCCGCGGTCGAGGCCGCGGTTACGCCGCGGACGCGGGCGATATTCGCGGTGCATAACTTCGGCCGGCCGGCGCCGTTAGCCGAGCTCGAGGAGCTGGCCGTCCGCCACGATTTGACGCTGCTCGAAGACGCCGCGGAGGCCCACGGCGCGCGGTACCGCGGCCGCCTCGTCGGGACCTTTGGCGCTATGGCGACGTACTCTTTCTACGTCGCGCACATATTGACCACCGGCGAGGGGGGGATGGTGATAACCGACGACGGCGAGCTGGCGCGGCTTTGTCGCAGCCTACGGGCCCACGGCCGCGCTTGCGACTGCAAGGTCTGCGTTTTGAACGTTGACTCGAGCTACTGTCCCCTCCGCTACAAGTACGGCGAAGATACCGACATCCGCTTCCACTTCGAGCGGGTGGGGTTCTCGAGCAAGATGAACGAGATGGAGGCGGCGCTCGGCCTCGAGCAAGTCGCGAGGATGGACGACATCGTCCGCGCGCGGCGGGCTCGCCTTGAATACTTCAACGAACATTTGGCCCGGTACGAAGATATCCTCGCGCTCTTCCGCGCGGGCCCGGGCGAAGAGATAAGCCCCCTCTGTTACCCGATCGTGGTCCGCCCGGAAGCTCCCTTCAAACGGTTCGAACTTACGAAGTCCCTGGAGCAACACGGCGTCGAGACCAGGCCGGCTTTCGGCTGCATACCCACCCAACAACCGGCGTACGCGTGGATGGGGTATCGGGAAGGCGACTTCCCGGCCGCGGAGTACGTGGGTTCGCGCGGGTTTTACATCGGCTGCCACCAGAATATCACCGACGACGACGCGGCGTACGTCGTCGGCGTATTCGACGACTTCATGAAACGGTTTTAA
- a CDS encoding polyprenol monophosphomannose synthase, whose amino-acid sequence MPPEILVVIPTYNERDNIGALCDELLSRPERPDVLVVDDNSPDGTAAEAEEVARRYPGRLHVLRRKGKGGRGGAVLDGLAWGLGGGYEFFFEMDADYSHRPGELPRFLEAARGADVVVGSRYLPASRIVNWPRARRFFSKLANSYARFFLRIPITDYTNGYRCYSRAAVEALDAGAVDASGYVVLSEVAYQLYRRGFRFADVPTEFVNRRRGESNLSPGEILSAFVGVLRLRAKGGRFTPRADRP is encoded by the coding sequence ATGCCACCGGAAATATTAGTCGTTATTCCCACGTACAACGAGCGCGATAATATCGGCGCGCTGTGCGACGAGCTGCTCTCCCGGCCGGAGCGCCCGGACGTGCTGGTAGTTGACGACAACTCGCCCGACGGCACCGCCGCGGAAGCGGAGGAGGTAGCGCGGCGCTATCCCGGGAGGTTGCACGTCTTACGCCGGAAGGGAAAGGGCGGCCGGGGGGGTGCGGTCCTCGACGGTCTCGCGTGGGGTCTGGGTGGCGGGTACGAGTTTTTTTTCGAGATGGACGCCGATTATTCGCATCGCCCGGGCGAGCTCCCGCGCTTTTTGGAGGCGGCGCGCGGGGCGGACGTCGTCGTCGGCTCGAGGTACCTGCCGGCCTCGCGGATCGTCAACTGGCCGCGCGCCAGGCGGTTCTTCAGTAAGCTCGCCAACAGCTACGCGCGGTTCTTCTTGCGGATACCCATAACCGACTACACCAACGGCTACCGGTGCTATAGCCGGGCCGCGGTGGAGGCGCTCGACGCGGGCGCCGTCGACGCGTCGGGGTACGTCGTGTTGAGCGAGGTCGCGTACCAACTCTACCGGAGGGGGTTCCGTTTCGCGGACGTACCCACCGAATTCGTAAACCGGCGGCGGGGCGAATCCAACTTGTCGCCGGGCGAGATACTCTCGGCCTTCGTGGGCGTATTACGCCTTCGCGCCAAGGGCGGCCGCTTTACCCCCCGCGCCGATAGGCCTTGA
- a CDS encoding M23 family metallopeptidase translates to MVVPHGGGRSRNLFVHGFVLVSLLVASGAVLVFAGLMVSDYWKNIIKLSQLVAYERRDREESYKLKVMEKGIRELNSKVDDVSGQYDTLVNGHRLKEVSPPEALLPERAPESRTSLEGIERRVARLEKNLALVRLRFDEDPGSLAGVPSILPCKGWLYRDFGNTVSPFTGRVEMHRGLDLAAPRGTPIVAAAGGVVTAAGLEEYYGLTVEIDHGNGYVTRYGHNMRNAIRAGTRVKRGQIVAYVGSTGRSSCTHLHYEVLKNGVPLNPRYFVLREPSSPWPDKVFETKI, encoded by the coding sequence ATGGTAGTGCCGCACGGCGGCGGCCGGAGCCGGAACTTATTCGTCCACGGCTTCGTGCTGGTCTCGCTGCTGGTTGCGAGCGGCGCGGTGTTGGTGTTCGCGGGTCTGATGGTTTCGGATTACTGGAAGAACATCATCAAGCTGTCGCAGCTGGTGGCGTACGAACGTCGAGATCGCGAAGAGAGTTATAAGCTCAAGGTAATGGAGAAGGGCATACGCGAGCTGAATTCCAAAGTCGACGACGTCTCCGGGCAGTACGATACTTTGGTAAACGGCCACCGTTTAAAGGAAGTTAGCCCGCCGGAGGCGTTACTTCCCGAACGGGCGCCCGAAAGCCGGACCTCGCTCGAGGGTATAGAGCGGCGCGTCGCGCGGTTGGAAAAGAACCTGGCGCTCGTGCGGCTGCGCTTCGACGAGGACCCGGGTTCGCTCGCCGGCGTCCCCTCTATCCTTCCGTGCAAGGGTTGGTTGTATCGCGATTTCGGCAACACCGTTTCGCCGTTTACGGGCCGCGTCGAGATGCACCGGGGGTTGGACCTGGCCGCGCCGCGCGGGACGCCTATAGTCGCCGCGGCCGGGGGCGTGGTGACCGCCGCCGGCCTGGAGGAATACTACGGCCTAACGGTCGAGATCGACCACGGCAACGGCTACGTTACCCGCTACGGGCACAATATGAGGAACGCGATCCGCGCCGGCACGCGCGTCAAACGCGGCCAGATTGTCGCGTACGTGGGCAGTACCGGCCGCTCGAGCTGCACGCATCTCCATTACGAAGTGTTGAAAAACGGCGTGCCGCTGAACCCGCGTTATTTTGTACTCCGCGAGCCGTCCTCACCGTGGCCCGATAAAGTTTTCGAAACAAAAATATAA
- a CDS encoding thioredoxin fold domain-containing protein: MKRVRTFAVASLVCAVALFAACGKKGGEGVKWLTSMDEGKERAVDEGKNLVVYYSADWSKMSEQFEYDVLENAEVQQKLADFVAVHIDSDVDEDTPKTYAVGAYPTTIFYTPQGEEITRVVGAVTAEEFSKLVADVVAGRVETVRELLAREEANPDDSKLAYEVGTMYVETGRYEKARPRFDKIVAQDPENETGLAPGALTQMGFIDLTAQRADDAVAIFAEVAEKYPDAPETPKCYVYMGDAYQLLDDGENAAAAYRKVVADYVGTPEADEAQKKLGKLTMFEDTVEAFTQGPEARETE; encoded by the coding sequence ATGAAACGGGTTCGAACGTTCGCTGTCGCGTCGCTCGTCTGCGCCGTGGCCCTGTTTGCGGCCTGCGGTAAAAAAGGCGGCGAGGGCGTAAAGTGGTTAACCTCAATGGACGAGGGCAAGGAACGAGCGGTGGACGAAGGCAAAAACCTCGTCGTGTACTATAGCGCGGACTGGAGTAAGATGTCGGAGCAGTTCGAGTACGACGTATTGGAGAACGCCGAAGTCCAGCAGAAGCTCGCCGATTTCGTCGCGGTCCATATTGACTCCGACGTAGACGAGGATACCCCCAAAACGTACGCTGTGGGCGCGTACCCGACGACGATATTCTACACGCCCCAGGGCGAGGAGATAACGCGCGTCGTCGGCGCCGTCACGGCGGAAGAATTTTCGAAACTGGTAGCCGACGTCGTCGCGGGCCGCGTCGAGACGGTACGCGAACTACTGGCGCGGGAAGAGGCGAACCCCGACGACTCGAAGTTGGCGTACGAGGTCGGTACGATGTACGTGGAGACGGGTCGGTACGAAAAGGCGCGGCCGCGCTTCGATAAAATCGTCGCCCAAGACCCCGAAAACGAGACCGGCCTCGCCCCGGGCGCGCTGACCCAAATGGGCTTTATTGACCTGACGGCGCAGCGGGCGGACGACGCCGTGGCCATCTTCGCGGAGGTCGCCGAGAAATACCCCGACGCGCCGGAAACCCCTAAATGCTACGTGTATATGGGAGACGCCTACCAACTGCTGGACGACGGCGAAAACGCCGCCGCAGCGTACCGTAAAGTCGTGGCCGATTACGTCGGCACCCCCGAGGCCGACGAAGCCCAGAAGAAACTCGGCAAGCTGACGATGTTTGAGGACACGGTGGAGGCCTTTACCCAGGGCCCGGAAGCCCGCGAGACGGAATAA
- a CDS encoding NFACT RNA binding domain-containing protein, whose protein sequence is MDELTLKVLLAELGPVLAGARALSAYRPAPGVFALELLTRDGRRGVLTLIPRDGGAMFFDAAPGKRRGERARTGFEDAELVAAEQWQNDRLVVFDFAGGGGRRRLVAEFFGRAGGLFVLEGDAVAAVLSGRPLATAEKYPWPEGRQRAPSGSLSADDISRYAAARDARALTREVAFMSPWAARAIVGDGDAEAAARRLGVFARAAAGDDVRPVAALADGVWRPFTCDIFDGVGVDDVRPFESTNAAAAFAYAENERAGELVAARNGLERRLLAGAKRLERQRKALERNRDEYAEYDEYRRMGEALKYNLAAVRKGATTATLPDPYGEGDIEIELRPELSPAVNAERLFTRYKKAKRGVTAVARRLKAVDEELARVRDDLERVRVAMGMVELEPWLGATNEGDKSKREPAAKAGPGRRFLSSEGLLILVGRSAAENDELTFEYARPHDLWLHAQQAHGSHVIVRRPDKNKAVPRRTLEEAAALAAFYSSDKHAGVVPVVVVERRHVRRAKGPAGRVTHRGGDVVFAEPRANLKPAS, encoded by the coding sequence GTGGACGAGTTAACGCTGAAAGTACTGTTGGCCGAGTTGGGGCCCGTTCTCGCCGGTGCGAGGGCGTTGTCCGCGTACCGGCCCGCGCCCGGCGTCTTCGCGTTGGAACTCTTAACCCGGGACGGCCGGCGGGGCGTGCTCACGTTAATCCCGCGGGACGGGGGCGCTATGTTTTTCGACGCCGCCCCGGGCAAGCGCCGCGGCGAGCGGGCCCGTACGGGCTTCGAGGACGCGGAGCTGGTCGCCGCGGAGCAGTGGCAGAACGACCGCCTCGTCGTCTTCGACTTCGCCGGGGGCGGCGGCCGGCGGCGGTTAGTGGCCGAGTTCTTCGGGCGGGCCGGCGGCCTGTTCGTCTTGGAGGGCGACGCCGTGGCCGCCGTTTTATCCGGCCGACCCCTCGCGACCGCCGAGAAATACCCCTGGCCGGAGGGTAGGCAGCGGGCGCCGTCCGGGAGCCTTTCGGCCGACGATATATCGCGGTACGCCGCGGCTCGCGACGCCCGGGCGCTCACGCGGGAAGTCGCGTTCATGTCGCCGTGGGCGGCGCGGGCGATAGTAGGCGACGGCGACGCCGAGGCCGCGGCGCGGCGGCTGGGCGTGTTTGCCCGAGCCGCGGCGGGCGACGACGTTCGGCCGGTGGCCGCGTTGGCGGACGGCGTATGGCGCCCTTTTACCTGTGATATCTTCGACGGCGTCGGCGTCGACGACGTGCGGCCTTTCGAGAGCACGAACGCCGCGGCGGCGTTCGCGTACGCCGAGAACGAACGCGCCGGGGAACTCGTCGCCGCGCGTAACGGGTTGGAGCGCCGTTTGCTCGCCGGCGCCAAGAGGCTCGAGCGACAGCGGAAAGCGCTCGAGCGCAACCGCGACGAATACGCCGAATACGACGAGTACCGGCGTATGGGGGAAGCGCTCAAGTACAACCTGGCCGCGGTGCGAAAGGGCGCGACGACGGCGACGCTGCCGGACCCGTACGGCGAAGGGGATATCGAAATCGAGTTGAGGCCGGAGCTTTCGCCGGCGGTTAACGCGGAACGGCTCTTTACCCGTTATAAAAAGGCCAAACGGGGCGTCACGGCGGTGGCTAGGCGCCTAAAGGCCGTCGACGAGGAACTCGCCCGCGTACGAGACGACCTGGAAAGGGTGCGGGTCGCAATGGGTATGGTCGAGCTCGAGCCGTGGTTGGGTGCGACGAATGAGGGGGATAAGTCGAAGCGCGAACCCGCAGCCAAGGCCGGCCCGGGCCGCCGGTTTTTATCTTCCGAAGGCCTGCTGATTTTGGTCGGCAGGAGCGCGGCCGAAAACGACGAGCTGACGTTCGAGTACGCCCGGCCGCACGACCTCTGGCTCCACGCCCAGCAGGCCCACGGCTCTCACGTTATAGTACGCCGGCCGGATAAGAATAAGGCGGTACCGCGGCGCACGCTCGAGGAGGCCGCGGCGCTCGCGGCGTTTTACTCGTCGGACAAGCACGCCGGCGTGGTCCCGGTGGTCGTCGTGGAGCGACGCCACGTGCGGCGCGCCAAAGGGCCGGCGGGCCGCGTTACCCACCGCGGCGGCGACGTCGTCTTCGCCGAGCCGCGGGCGAATTTAAAACCCGCGTCTTAA
- the argS gene encoding arginine--tRNA ligase: protein MEEELRTHLRKALAKLGAQAADEAADFTVPPDPKHGDLTTNAALALAKELGGDPRTLAQDLAEELRKAPGAAVVDVAGPGFVNVRLADAVIFDSLREALARGDDYGRGDEGRGARVQVEFVSANPTGPLNAVNARAAAYGDALARLLEFTGYDVKREFYVCNVGTQMDLLGQSVRARLAELRGEEAEIPEGGYRGEYVVDLARRLHEETGISDGDDAGKIAAAAADEIVARQKADLADFGVSFDRWFREDSLYPADVDAARRLLEERGAVYEKDGALWLKTTAAGDDEDRVIVRAGGRPTYFMADIAYHLNKHERGFTKAIDVLGPDHHGHVKKLYAMAELLGMPAGWLEVIISQQVNLLERGEKVKMSKRAGSLVTMREVMDNIGVDAARFFFLMRTPAAHLDFDLELARTQTPENPVYYAQYCHARVESIKREAGAEAAAAPPQEADLAALDQAEERLLARAIWEFPKVVAAAAARREPHRLTAYATALAALFHNYYQHHRILQAPSEAAVRARLVLTRAVGRTTKNALRLLGVSAPSQM, encoded by the coding sequence ATGGAAGAAGAACTCCGAACACACCTACGTAAGGCCCTCGCCAAGCTCGGCGCCCAGGCCGCCGACGAGGCGGCCGACTTCACGGTCCCCCCCGACCCGAAGCACGGCGACTTGACGACGAACGCCGCATTGGCGCTCGCCAAAGAGCTGGGCGGCGACCCGCGTACGTTGGCCCAGGACTTGGCCGAAGAGCTGCGTAAAGCGCCCGGGGCGGCCGTCGTAGACGTCGCCGGGCCGGGTTTCGTCAACGTCCGCCTGGCCGACGCCGTGATATTCGATTCGCTGCGCGAGGCGCTGGCGCGGGGGGACGATTACGGCCGCGGCGACGAAGGCCGCGGCGCCCGGGTACAAGTCGAGTTCGTCTCCGCTAATCCCACCGGCCCGCTGAACGCCGTTAACGCGCGCGCCGCCGCTTACGGCGACGCCCTCGCCCGCCTCCTGGAGTTTACGGGGTACGACGTCAAACGCGAGTTCTACGTCTGCAACGTCGGTACCCAAATGGACCTGCTGGGGCAATCGGTGCGCGCCCGCCTCGCCGAACTACGCGGCGAAGAAGCGGAAATCCCGGAAGGCGGGTATCGCGGCGAATACGTCGTCGACCTCGCCCGGCGGCTGCACGAAGAAACTGGAATATCGGACGGCGACGACGCGGGTAAAATCGCCGCCGCCGCGGCCGACGAAATCGTCGCCCGGCAGAAGGCGGACCTGGCCGACTTCGGCGTTTCCTTCGACCGCTGGTTCCGCGAGGATTCGCTGTACCCCGCCGACGTCGACGCCGCGCGGCGCCTGCTCGAGGAACGCGGGGCGGTATACGAGAAAGACGGCGCACTGTGGCTCAAGACCACGGCCGCGGGCGACGACGAAGACCGCGTTATCGTCCGCGCCGGCGGCCGGCCTACGTACTTCATGGCCGACATAGCCTATCACCTCAATAAACACGAACGCGGTTTCACGAAGGCGATAGACGTGCTGGGCCCGGACCACCACGGCCACGTTAAAAAGTTATACGCCATGGCGGAATTGCTGGGGATGCCCGCCGGCTGGCTCGAGGTCATCATATCGCAACAGGTCAACCTGCTCGAGCGCGGCGAAAAGGTCAAGATGTCCAAGCGCGCCGGCAGCCTCGTCACGATGCGCGAAGTCATGGATAACATCGGCGTCGACGCGGCCCGGTTCTTCTTTTTGATGAGGACGCCGGCCGCCCACCTCGACTTCGACCTCGAGCTGGCGCGTACCCAGACGCCGGAGAACCCCGTATACTACGCGCAGTATTGCCACGCCCGCGTCGAGAGTATCAAGCGGGAGGCCGGCGCCGAAGCGGCGGCGGCCCCGCCCCAGGAGGCCGACCTGGCGGCGCTGGACCAGGCCGAAGAGAGGTTGCTGGCCCGGGCGATATGGGAATTTCCCAAAGTCGTCGCGGCCGCGGCGGCGCGGCGTGAGCCCCACCGCCTTACGGCCTACGCCACCGCCCTTGCTGCCTTGTTTCATAATTATTATCAACACCACCGCATTCTACAGGCGCCGAGCGAGGCCGCCGTACGCGCCCGCCTCGTCCTCACGCGCGCCGTAGGCCGGACGACGAAAAACGCGCTCCGCCTGTTGGGCGTGAGCGCGCCGTCGCAGATGTAG
- the rsfS gene encoding ribosome silencing factor, whose protein sequence is MAQRRQRTMEGTTFGGEKLNSRQKAVLAAREAYGLKARDVVILDVRAFPALAEYFVICTGETKRHLRGIADRLEEAAGEHGCGVHHAEGYALGRWVLMDLNNIVVHIFDPETREFYELERLWGDAPQVPYEPEAP, encoded by the coding sequence GTGGCCCAACGTAGACAACGCACGATGGAGGGGACTACTTTCGGCGGCGAAAAACTAAACTCCCGTCAAAAAGCCGTTCTGGCCGCTCGGGAAGCGTACGGATTGAAAGCCCGCGACGTCGTAATATTGGACGTTCGGGCTTTTCCGGCGTTGGCGGAATATTTCGTAATATGCACCGGCGAAACGAAACGGCATCTCCGGGGCATCGCGGACCGCTTGGAGGAAGCGGCCGGCGAACACGGCTGCGGCGTACACCACGCCGAAGGGTACGCGCTGGGGCGGTGGGTCCTGATGGACCTCAATAACATCGTCGTCCACATCTTCGACCCTGAGACGCGCGAATTCTACGAACTGGAGCGCCTGTGGGGCGACGCGCCTCAAGTGCCGTACGAGCCGGAAGCGCCGTAG